In Crinalium epipsammum PCC 9333, the following are encoded in one genomic region:
- a CDS encoding rhodanese-like domain-containing protein, protein MPEVTPTPPGMKSQSSVEDLKSRLEWGEPAFTILDVRDRETFNDGHIMGAMAMPVDQLVDRAKSSLEPSRDIYVYGETDEATASAASSLRQAGFECVAELKGGFAAWKAIGGATEGVSESRTPAGADDYNVVSRLQDEASKS, encoded by the coding sequence ATGCCTGAAGTTACCCCTACTCCACCAGGAATGAAAAGTCAATCTTCAGTTGAAGATTTGAAATCACGTTTAGAATGGGGCGAACCAGCTTTTACAATTCTTGATGTGCGCGATCGCGAGACATTCAACGATGGTCATATCATGGGCGCAATGGCGATGCCTGTGGATCAGTTGGTAGACCGCGCTAAATCTAGCCTAGAACCCAGCCGCGATATTTATGTTTATGGCGAAACCGACGAAGCAACTGCGAGTGCCGCTTCTTCATTGCGCCAAGCTGGTTTTGAGTGTGTAGCTGAACTCAAGGGTGGTTTTGCAGCATGGAAAGCCATTGGTGGTGCAACCGAAGGTGTTTCCGAATCTAGAACTCCCGCAGGTGCGGATGATTACAATGTTGTATCTCGCCTACAAGATGAGGCAAGCAAGTCGTAA
- a CDS encoding RtcB family protein codes for MPYKPLNLSTPVPILSWANHELGHQEIKMAKNTASLPFVFKHVALMPDVHLGKGALVGSVIATKEAIIPAAVGVDIGCGMAAIKTAYTADQLEGKLKKIRLDIEAAIPVGFNQNKDTDKTVDNWQGWQQFKDLHPGVQHLESKAMKQMGSLGGGNHFIEVCLDTENSVWLMLHSGSRNIGNMLAQCHISTAKELTRLANTQLPDSDLAYFVQGTPEFAAYWRDLQWAQNYARFNREAMMARFKRIIEKHLAGGKQAKPLLEVNCHHNYAEQEVHFGEEVYVTRKGAVRAREQDYGIIPGSMGAKSFIIKGKGNAHSYCSCSHGAGRLMSRNKAKENFSLDDLLEQTQGVECRKDTGILDEIPGAYKPIEQVMANQSDLVEVVATLKQVVCVKG; via the coding sequence ATGCCATATAAACCACTCAACTTATCAACGCCAGTTCCTATATTGTCTTGGGCAAACCACGAACTAGGGCATCAGGAAATCAAAATGGCGAAAAACACTGCCTCCCTGCCCTTTGTATTCAAGCACGTTGCCCTGATGCCAGATGTTCACCTTGGTAAAGGTGCTTTGGTCGGTTCTGTAATTGCTACTAAGGAAGCGATAATTCCTGCTGCTGTCGGAGTAGATATTGGTTGCGGGATGGCAGCTATTAAGACTGCTTACACTGCTGATCAATTAGAAGGCAAACTCAAGAAAATTCGTCTGGATATTGAGGCAGCAATTCCAGTTGGGTTCAATCAAAATAAGGACACCGACAAAACAGTTGATAATTGGCAAGGCTGGCAGCAGTTCAAAGATTTGCATCCCGGCGTACAACATTTAGAATCCAAAGCGATGAAGCAAATGGGTTCATTAGGCGGAGGAAATCATTTTATTGAGGTTTGCCTAGATACTGAAAACAGTGTGTGGCTAATGCTGCATTCTGGTTCACGCAATATCGGCAATATGTTGGCACAATGCCACATTAGTACAGCTAAGGAACTCACCAGACTTGCTAATACGCAACTACCAGATTCAGATTTAGCTTATTTTGTCCAAGGTACACCGGAGTTTGCCGCATACTGGCGCGATTTACAATGGGCGCAAAACTACGCCCGATTCAACCGAGAAGCGATGATGGCACGTTTCAAGCGGATTATTGAAAAACATTTAGCAGGTGGCAAACAAGCTAAACCACTATTGGAGGTTAATTGTCATCATAACTATGCAGAGCAGGAAGTTCATTTTGGTGAAGAAGTTTATGTCACCCGCAAGGGTGCGGTTCGCGCTCGTGAACAAGACTATGGCATAATTCCTGGTTCGATGGGGGCTAAATCTTTCATTATTAAAGGGAAAGGTAATGCCCACAGCTATTGTTCTTGCAGTCACGGGGCGGGGCGGTTGATGTCACGCAATAAGGCAAAGGAAAACTTTAGCCTTGATGATTTGCTTGAACAAACTCAAGGGGTTGAATGTCGTAAGGATACAGGGATTTTAGACGAAATTCCTGGTGCTTACAAACCTATTGAGCAGGTAATGGCAAATCAGTCTGATTTGGTCGAGGTAGTAGCAACTCTGAAGCAGGTTGTGTGTGTGAAGGGGTAA
- a CDS encoding Gfo/Idh/MocA family protein — protein sequence MSVKNLDSHIHRIQPQPIKIGVIGVGNMGQHHTRVLGLLKDVELVGVSDINVERGLDIASKYRARFFEDYRDLLPYVDAVCVAVPTRMHHEVGMACLQAGVHVLIEKPIAASIAEAESLVNAAAKFQCILQVGHIERFNPAFQELNKVLKTEKLLALEAHRMSPYSQRANDVSVVLDLMIHDIDLLQELAGAPVVKLTASGSCGSESKYLDYVTATLGFANGIVATLTASKVTHRKIRRISAHCKNSMTEADFLNNEILIHRQTTANYMTDYGQVLYRQDGLIEKVHTSNIEPLHAELEHFVNCVRGGNQPSVGGEQALKALRLASLIEQMALDGQVWKQSDKESRELSSPTVTVAY from the coding sequence ATGTCAGTTAAGAATTTAGATAGTCATATACATAGAATTCAGCCCCAGCCTATCAAAATAGGCGTTATTGGTGTCGGGAATATGGGACAGCATCATACCCGTGTTCTCGGTTTACTAAAGGACGTTGAGCTAGTAGGTGTCTCAGACATTAATGTTGAACGAGGTTTAGACATTGCTAGTAAATATCGCGCTCGCTTCTTTGAAGATTACCGCGATCTTTTGCCTTATGTAGATGCAGTCTGCGTTGCTGTCCCTACACGGATGCACCATGAAGTTGGCATGGCTTGCTTGCAAGCAGGTGTCCATGTGTTGATTGAAAAACCTATTGCTGCCAGTATTGCTGAGGCTGAGTCCCTGGTAAATGCTGCCGCCAAGTTTCAATGTATTTTACAAGTAGGGCATATTGAACGCTTTAACCCAGCTTTTCAGGAACTCAACAAAGTCCTAAAGACTGAGAAATTACTGGCATTGGAGGCTCATCGCATGAGTCCTTACTCCCAACGTGCTAATGATGTCTCCGTTGTTTTAGATTTGATGATTCACGATATTGACTTGCTGCAAGAACTGGCAGGAGCGCCTGTAGTCAAGTTAACCGCTAGTGGTAGTTGTGGTTCCGAATCTAAGTATTTAGACTATGTGACAGCGACGCTAGGGTTTGCTAATGGCATTGTTGCTACCTTGACAGCTAGTAAGGTTACGCACCGCAAAATTCGTCGGATTTCTGCTCATTGTAAAAACTCCATGACTGAGGCAGATTTTCTTAATAATGAAATTTTGATCCATCGCCAAACAACTGCTAACTATATGACTGATTACGGTCAAGTTCTATATCGGCAAGATGGATTGATTGAAAAGGTTCATACCAGTAATATTGAACCGCTTCATGCAGAGTTAGAGCATTTTGTCAACTGTGTTCGAGGTGGCAATCAACCTTCTGTAGGTGGAGAGCAAGCTTTGAAGGCGCTGCGTTTAGCTAGTTTAATTGAACAAATGGCGCTGGATGGTCAAGTATGGAAGCAGTCTGACAAAGAAAGCCGTGAGCTAAGTTCACCGACTGTGACAGTTGCTTATTAG
- the queC gene encoding 7-cyano-7-deazaguanine synthase QueC produces the protein MKAVVLLSGGLDSSTVLYQAKMDGCVVHAISFDYQQRHQLELQAATKIASAAGVIEHQIIAFDLRRWGGSALTDDAIAVPTNRILTDISEYIPVTYVPARNTIFLSFALAFAEAKGAERVYIGVNAVDYSGYPDCRPDYIQAMQEVFRLGTKQGREGEPISIVAPLIKLKKTEIIQLGNNLGVPWELTWSCYSGGNIACGVCDSCRLRLAAFSELGLEDPLPYAVRGEQGNQ, from the coding sequence GTGAAAGCAGTTGTTTTATTATCTGGTGGATTAGACTCCTCTACAGTTCTGTATCAAGCTAAAATGGATGGTTGCGTAGTTCATGCGATTTCTTTTGACTACCAGCAGCGACACCAACTTGAGTTACAAGCAGCCACTAAAATAGCTAGTGCAGCAGGTGTAATAGAACATCAGATTATCGCCTTTGACTTGCGCCGTTGGGGTGGCTCGGCATTGACTGATGATGCTATTGCCGTGCCAACAAATCGGATTCTTACTGACATTTCAGAATATATTCCTGTAACTTATGTTCCCGCACGGAACACCATCTTCTTAAGCTTTGCTTTAGCTTTCGCAGAAGCTAAAGGTGCTGAACGAGTATATATAGGTGTCAATGCAGTTGATTACTCTGGGTATCCCGATTGTCGCCCAGACTATATTCAGGCAATGCAGGAAGTATTTCGACTGGGAACAAAGCAGGGAAGGGAAGGAGAACCCATTAGTATAGTCGCGCCCCTAATTAAGCTCAAAAAAACCGAAATTATCCAATTAGGCAATAATTTGGGCGTTCCTTGGGAGCTAACTTGGTCTTGCTACTCCGGTGGCAATATTGCTTGCGGTGTCTGTGACTCTTGTAGGCTAAGACTGGCAGCTTTTTCTGAATTAGGCTTAGAAGATCCGTTACCTTATGCTGTTAGAGGTGAACAAGGAAATCAGTAA
- a CDS encoding hemolysin family protein, whose translation MVSAVFNIKTLNATLSLNWSDVAVRLLSVLLLIAINAFFVTAEFSIVSVRRSRINQLVQAGDAEAYTVQKLQRSIDRLLSTTQLGITLSSLALGWIGESTMAVLVASWLAQLSLPVTLRGSISHSIAIPVAFVLIAYLQIVLGELCPKSLALLYPEQLARFLAPPFLAIARFFNPFIWILNQSTRFLLRLVGIEYKGQPYTRLTPEELQMIINTDRESTGLEAEERELLNNVFEFSEVVAAEVMIQRTNIIAIPITATFQTLLDKVVATGHSRFPIIEESLDDVRGLIYFKELAEPLAQGHLTPTTLIQRWIRPAKFVPESTPLSDLLPVMQRSHQAMVIVVDEFGGTAGLVTLKDVIAEIIGDEPASESSHSLDLQVLDDHTFLVQAQMNLEEVNLNLNLDLPLTDEYQTLGGFLLYQLQKVPIPGETFLYNNLEFTVISAKGPRLHEIKIRK comes from the coding sequence ATGGTAAGTGCTGTTTTTAATATCAAAACGTTGAATGCAACTCTTTCTTTGAACTGGTCAGATGTAGCCGTGCGATTGTTGTCAGTGCTACTTTTGATTGCGATCAATGCTTTTTTTGTCACGGCTGAATTTTCGATTGTGTCTGTGCGGCGATCGCGCATTAATCAACTGGTGCAAGCAGGTGATGCTGAAGCGTATACAGTTCAAAAGTTACAACGTAGTATTGATCGACTACTATCTACAACTCAACTGGGGATAACTCTCTCTAGTTTGGCTTTAGGCTGGATTGGTGAAAGTACTATGGCAGTGTTAGTGGCATCTTGGTTAGCACAACTGTCTTTACCAGTAACTCTTAGAGGTTCCATCTCTCATTCTATAGCAATTCCTGTCGCTTTTGTTCTGATTGCTTACTTGCAAATTGTTTTAGGTGAACTTTGTCCTAAATCTTTAGCTTTACTTTACCCAGAACAATTAGCAAGATTTTTAGCACCACCTTTTTTAGCTATAGCTCGTTTTTTCAACCCTTTTATTTGGATTCTCAACCAATCAACTCGCTTTCTATTAAGACTTGTAGGCATTGAATATAAAGGTCAGCCGTATACGCGCTTAACGCCAGAAGAGTTACAAATGATTATTAATACTGATCGTGAGTCTACAGGTTTAGAAGCAGAAGAGCGAGAACTACTAAATAATGTTTTTGAGTTTAGCGAAGTCGTAGCCGCAGAGGTAATGATTCAGCGTACAAATATTATTGCTATTCCCATTACTGCCACTTTTCAAACTTTACTTGATAAAGTAGTTGCTACTGGTCACTCTCGTTTTCCGATCATTGAAGAATCACTTGATGATGTACGTGGTTTGATTTACTTCAAAGAATTAGCTGAACCTTTAGCTCAAGGTCATCTTACCCCTACCACGCTTATTCAGCGTTGGATTCGTCCTGCAAAGTTTGTGCCAGAAAGTACGCCTTTAAGTGATTTATTACCTGTAATGCAGCGATCGCATCAAGCAATGGTAATAGTTGTAGATGAGTTTGGTGGTACTGCTGGGTTAGTCACACTTAAGGATGTAATTGCCGAAATTATCGGCGATGAGCCAGCATCTGAAAGTTCTCACTCTTTGGATTTGCAAGTTTTAGACGACCACACTTTTTTAGTGCAAGCGCAGATGAATTTAGAAGAAGTAAACCTAAATTTAAATCTTGATTTGCCCCTGACTGATGAGTATCAAACTCTTGGAGGTTTTCTGCTTTATCAATTGCAGAAAGTTCCAATACCAGGAGAAACATTTTTATATAACAATTTAGAATTCACTGTTATTTCTGCTAAAGGGCCACGCCTGCACGAAATTAAGATTCGGAAATAA
- the pyrE gene encoding orotate phosphoribosyltransferase: MTNELLAQTSSLPTTDLTTLRQYLLDLLCQLAYKEGDFVLSSGQRSSYYINGKEVTLHPQGALAIGRLLLSLLPEDTQAVAGLTLGADPIVSAVSVVSAYQNRPIPALIIRKEAKGHGTRAYIEGPTLPEGAKVVVLEDVVTTGKSAMKAVERLRDAGYEVDRVISLVDRQQGGAEFYQSVGLEFQAVFTIEDLQQNWARSHS; the protein is encoded by the coding sequence ATGACTAACGAACTTCTTGCCCAAACCTCTTCCTTACCTACTACTGACTTAACCACGCTGCGTCAGTACCTACTAGATTTATTGTGTCAACTGGCGTATAAAGAGGGTGATTTTGTTTTATCTTCTGGGCAACGCAGTTCTTACTACATTAATGGTAAAGAAGTAACTCTGCACCCGCAAGGTGCTTTAGCGATCGGTCGCCTGTTGTTATCTCTACTACCAGAAGATACCCAAGCCGTTGCGGGATTAACTTTGGGTGCTGACCCAATTGTGTCGGCGGTTAGTGTAGTTTCTGCATATCAAAATCGCCCAATTCCTGCCTTAATTATCCGTAAAGAAGCCAAAGGACATGGTACAAGGGCATATATTGAAGGTCCAACTTTGCCAGAAGGTGCAAAAGTTGTTGTATTGGAAGATGTGGTTACAACTGGTAAATCTGCGATGAAAGCAGTTGAGCGTTTAAGAGATGCTGGGTATGAAGTTGATCGGGTAATTTCTTTGGTAGATAGACAGCAAGGCGGGGCTGAATTTTATCAATCTGTTGGATTAGAATTTCAAGCAGTATTTACAATTGAAGATCTTCAGCAAAACTGGGCGCGATCGCACTCTTAA
- a CDS encoding type II toxin-antitoxin system RelE/ParE family toxin codes for MRALVLTPKFKRAFRKFVKRNADLQERIEDTLQQMETDVFALVLGTHKLSGKLDALQSCSCGYDCRIVFSIEEDTETNNEVIVLLDIGTHDEVY; via the coding sequence ATGAGAGCATTGGTTTTAACCCCAAAATTCAAACGGGCATTCCGCAAGTTTGTCAAGCGAAATGCTGATCTCCAAGAACGCATTGAAGACACCCTTCAACAAATGGAAACAGACGTATTTGCTTTAGTTTTAGGCACGCACAAATTAAGCGGTAAACTTGACGCTCTTCAGTCCTGCTCTTGCGGCTATGATTGTCGTATTGTCTTCTCTATTGAAGAGGATACAGAAACGAATAATGAAGTCATTGTTCTGCTAGACATCGGGACACATGATGAAGTTTATTAA
- a CDS encoding type II toxin-antitoxin system VapC family toxin, producing the protein MKYLLDTDHISFLQRRSSSEFNRLTMRMAQYSIADFALSVVSFHEQVLGAHDFINRAKTNADTIRGYTLLLEILQGFATAPVLPFDTEAIALFDALRGQGVRVSTMDLRIAAIAISRNLVLLTRNVSDFSKIPGLVTENWTL; encoded by the coding sequence GTGAAATATCTACTCGACACAGACCATATTAGTTTCCTACAGCGCCGCTCTAGTTCAGAATTTAACCGCTTAACTATGCGGATGGCTCAATACTCAATTGCGGATTTTGCTTTATCTGTTGTCAGTTTTCATGAACAGGTACTTGGCGCTCATGATTTCATCAATCGTGCTAAAACGAATGCTGACACAATTCGTGGATATACATTATTATTAGAAATTCTTCAGGGCTTTGCAACGGCTCCTGTTTTACCATTTGATACTGAAGCAATTGCCCTTTTTGATGCACTACGAGGGCAAGGAGTTCGGGTATCCACGATGGATTTAAGAATTGCTGCGATCGCTATATCTCGCAACTTAGTGTTATTAACCCGAAATGTTAGTGATTTTAGCAAAATTCCAGGTTTAGTAACAGAGAATTGGACACTTTAG
- the thiC gene encoding phosphomethylpyrimidine synthase gives MRSEWVAKRRGQGNVTQMHYARQGVITEEMQYVAQRENLPVELIRDEVARGRMIIPANINHTNLEPMAIGIASKCKVNANIGASPNSSHLQEEVDKLNLAVKYGADTVMDLSTGGGNLDEIRTAIINASPVPIGTVPVYQALESVHGNIESLTPDDFLHIIEKHAQQGVDYQTIHAGILIEHLPLVRNRLTGIVSRGGGILARWMLHHHKQNPLYTHFKDIVEIFQRYDVSFSLGDSLRPGCTHDASDEAQLAELKTLGKLTRKAWEDNVQVMVEGPGHVPMDQIEFNVKKQMEECSEAPFYVLGPLVTDIAPGYDHITSAIGAAMAGWYGTAMLCYVTPKEHLGLPDAEDVRNGLIAYKIAAHAADIARRRPGARDRDDELSRARYNFDWNRQFELSLDPERAKEYHDETLPADIYKTAEFCSMCGPKFCPMQTKVDADALTELEKFLAKEPVAQG, from the coding sequence ATGCGTTCAGAATGGGTCGCGAAGCGTCGTGGGCAGGGTAATGTTACTCAAATGCACTATGCGCGTCAGGGTGTCATTACCGAAGAAATGCAGTATGTAGCTCAACGGGAAAACCTCCCAGTTGAGTTAATTCGTGATGAAGTTGCACGGGGACGGATGATTATCCCTGCCAATATCAATCACACCAACTTAGAACCGATGGCTATTGGTATCGCCTCTAAGTGTAAGGTAAATGCCAATATTGGAGCCTCCCCCAACTCTTCCCATCTTCAGGAAGAAGTTGATAAGCTCAACCTGGCAGTTAAATACGGTGCTGACACCGTGATGGATTTGTCCACAGGTGGTGGCAACCTCGATGAAATCCGCACCGCAATCATCAACGCTTCCCCTGTACCCATTGGCACTGTGCCTGTGTACCAAGCCCTAGAAAGCGTTCACGGCAATATTGAAAGTTTAACCCCCGATGACTTCCTGCATATCATCGAAAAACACGCTCAACAGGGTGTAGATTACCAAACTATCCACGCCGGAATTCTGATTGAACATCTACCGTTAGTAAGAAATCGCCTTACGGGTATTGTTTCTCGCGGCGGCGGTATTCTAGCGCGGTGGATGCTGCATCACCACAAACAAAATCCTCTATATACGCATTTCAAAGACATCGTTGAAATCTTCCAGAGATATGATGTTTCCTTCAGCTTAGGAGATTCATTGCGCCCTGGTTGTACCCACGATGCTTCTGACGAAGCGCAACTAGCTGAACTCAAAACCCTTGGAAAACTAACCCGCAAAGCTTGGGAAGATAACGTCCAAGTGATGGTTGAAGGGCCTGGTCACGTCCCGATGGATCAAATTGAGTTTAACGTCAAAAAGCAAATGGAAGAGTGTTCTGAAGCACCTTTCTATGTTTTAGGGCCATTGGTAACAGATATTGCTCCAGGTTATGACCATATTACCTCAGCAATTGGGGCTGCAATGGCTGGTTGGTATGGTACTGCGATGCTGTGCTATGTGACACCTAAAGAACACTTAGGCTTACCAGATGCCGAAGACGTGCGGAATGGGTTAATTGCATATAAGATTGCTGCCCATGCTGCGGATATTGCCCGTCGTCGTCCAGGTGCAAGAGATAGAGATGATGAACTTTCTCGCGCCCGTTATAATTTCGACTGGAACCGCCAGTTTGAATTATCCCTCGACCCCGAACGCGCTAAAGAATATCACGACGAAACATTACCAGCAGACATTTACAAAACTGCTGAATTCTGTTCAATGTGTGGTCCTAAATTCTGTCCAATGCAGACTAAAGTTGATGCTGATGCGTTGACAGAATTAGAGAAGTTTTTGGCTAAGGAACCTGTAGCTCAAGGTTAA
- a CDS encoding group II intron reverse transcriptase/maturase, which yields MFRHSSNASETWKNLPWKKFQKDLFRLQKRVFKAIQVGDKRKAMSLQRLILKSTAARMLAIRQVTQLNAGKRTAGIDGLASLNHEERFVLSEELRTKSSNWKHQKLREIPIPKKDGTTRLLKVPTIGDRAWQCLVKLALEPAHEATFRATSYGFRPGRSTQDAQKILFNNLNSRCHGIEKRVIELDIEKCFDRIAHKSIMERLIAPTGIKLGIYRCLKTGVNPEFPEQGTPQGGVVSPLLANIALNGIEEIHHSVRYADDMVVILKPKDDAVAILEQISQFLAERGMKISEKKTKLTATTDGFDFLGWHFKVQNNGKFRCVPSEDNYKAFRQKVKHIVNNSNYGATTKAEKLAPVVRGWRNYHRFCKMDGSRNSLYHIEARAFRVFNKELKQDKQSSKKLLGKAFPEVPYSENKHISVKGEKSPYDGDIAYWSERNSKLYNGETSKALKKQNHSCGYCGLKMLSDEKVHLHHVDCNHNNWKKNNLLAIHESCHNYVHMSKGASQEHREPDATKVARPVLNERGGE from the coding sequence ATGTTTAGACACAGCAGCAATGCTAGTGAAACTTGGAAAAATCTGCCCTGGAAGAAATTCCAGAAAGATTTATTCCGCCTCCAAAAGCGAGTGTTCAAAGCAATTCAGGTTGGAGACAAGCGCAAGGCTATGTCCCTTCAGAGGTTGATACTCAAGTCAACCGCAGCTAGGATGTTGGCAATACGTCAGGTAACACAGCTAAACGCTGGAAAAAGAACGGCAGGTATAGACGGGTTAGCCTCACTCAACCATGAGGAAAGGTTCGTTCTGAGTGAAGAACTTAGAACCAAAAGTAGCAACTGGAAACACCAAAAACTACGAGAAATACCCATACCTAAGAAGGACGGGACAACTCGCCTCTTAAAAGTGCCTACTATCGGGGATAGAGCTTGGCAATGCCTTGTAAAACTAGCTTTAGAACCAGCACACGAAGCAACCTTCCGAGCAACGAGCTACGGGTTTCGCCCCGGTCGTTCGACGCAAGACGCACAAAAAATTCTGTTCAATAACTTGAACTCACGCTGTCACGGAATAGAAAAACGAGTCATAGAACTCGACATCGAAAAATGCTTCGATAGGATTGCTCACAAATCCATAATGGAACGACTCATCGCCCCAACGGGTATTAAGCTCGGAATCTACCGATGCCTTAAAACAGGAGTCAACCCAGAATTTCCAGAACAAGGAACCCCGCAAGGGGGGGTAGTGAGTCCCTTATTAGCCAACATTGCACTCAATGGCATAGAGGAGATTCACCACTCCGTGCGATACGCAGATGACATGGTAGTCATTCTAAAGCCTAAAGACGATGCAGTGGCAATACTTGAGCAAATAAGCCAGTTCCTAGCGGAAAGGGGGATGAAGATTAGTGAGAAGAAAACCAAGCTAACCGCTACGACAGATGGGTTTGATTTCCTCGGTTGGCACTTCAAGGTGCAGAACAACGGAAAGTTTAGATGCGTTCCATCAGAGGACAATTACAAAGCTTTTCGTCAGAAAGTAAAACACATCGTCAACAACTCGAATTATGGTGCTACCACAAAGGCTGAGAAATTAGCCCCTGTAGTTAGAGGTTGGAGGAATTACCACCGCTTCTGCAAGATGGACGGGTCAAGAAACTCGTTATATCACATCGAAGCAAGGGCTTTCAGGGTATTCAACAAGGAATTAAAACAGGATAAACAATCCAGCAAGAAATTACTGGGTAAAGCATTCCCAGAGGTTCCATACTCCGAAAACAAACATATCAGCGTCAAAGGTGAGAAATCACCTTATGACGGAGATATTGCCTACTGGAGCGAACGCAATAGCAAGCTCTACAACGGCGAAACCTCTAAAGCCCTTAAAAAGCAAAACCATTCGTGTGGATATTGTGGTTTAAAAATGCTTAGTGACGAAAAGGTACACTTGCATCACGTAGATTGCAACCATAATAATTGGAAGAAAAATAACCTTTTAGCAATTCACGAAAGCTGTCACAATTACGTCCACATGAGCAAAGGCGCAAGCCAAGAACATCGGGAGCCGGATGCAACGAAAGTCGCACGTCCGGTTCTAAATGAGAGGGGCGGGGAATAA
- a CDS encoding DUF2726 domain-containing protein, with protein MSVKTKRLVNPYEERMLEFLQTCLNANYKIHTQVSLCQFCEIERFLYCDLRKFLFSSSVDALITDDSYNPCLVIEFQSQYHDSAEAKERDRKKSVLLHLAGVPLIYSRIKDFGLLHIYSDDEEVVFNLFTGQGREKAQALIKKYCQKFTYSKLEVAAC; from the coding sequence ATGTCAGTGAAAACTAAAAGGCTGGTAAATCCTTACGAAGAAAGAATGTTAGAGTTCCTGCAAACTTGTTTGAATGCAAATTATAAAATTCATACACAAGTGAGCTTATGTCAATTTTGCGAAATAGAGAGGTTTCTTTATTGCGACTTGAGAAAGTTTCTCTTTAGTTCTAGCGTAGATGCTCTCATAACCGACGATAGTTATAATCCTTGTTTAGTTATAGAATTTCAGTCTCAGTATCATGACTCTGCGGAGGCTAAAGAACGTGATCGCAAAAAGTCAGTTTTACTACATCTAGCAGGAGTTCCTTTAATATATTCAAGAATAAAAGACTTTGGATTATTGCATATTTACTCAGATGATGAAGAAGTAGTTTTCAACTTATTCACTGGGCAAGGACGAGAGAAGGCACAAGCACTAATTAAAAAGTATTGCCAAAAGTTTACTTATTCTAAATTGGAAGTTGCAGCTTGTTAA